One Benincasa hispida cultivar B227 chromosome 5, ASM972705v1, whole genome shotgun sequence genomic window carries:
- the LOC120078562 gene encoding probable arabinose 5-phosphate isomerase — protein sequence MGSLPPSSDISVSFSPLLEKPTNPNPNPNQTLIDESTLLNLFKSQQNHLNFFFHNLDLSQTLKFTVTLLSSPGTIFFSGVGKSGFVARKISQTLVSLGIRSAFLSPLDALHGDIGILNSGDVLVMFSKSGNTEELLRLVPCARAKGAFLIAVTSVEGNVLAGVCDMNVHLPLERELCPFDLAPVTSTAIQMVFGDTVAIALMGARNLTKEEYATNHPAGRIGKSLIFKVKDVMKKQNELPVCKEGDLIMDQLVELTSKGCGCLLVMDDEYHLIGTFTDGDLRRTLKASGEAIFKLTVGEMCNRKPRTIDPEAMAVDAMKKMEAPPSPVQFLPVINQENILIGIVTLHGLVSAGL from the exons ATGGGGTCTCTCCCTCCATCTTCAGACATTTCCGTTTCCTTCTCACCATTGCTAGAAAAACCCACAAATCCAAATCCAAATCCAAATCAAACCCTTATCGACGAATCTACACTCCTCAATCTCTTCAAATCCCAACAAAATCACCTCAATTTCTTCTTCCACAATCTCGATCTCTCCCAGACTCTCAAATTCACCGTTACCCTTCTCAGTTCCCCTGGTACCATCTTCTTCTCCGGCGTCGGCAAATCCGGTTTCGTCGCCCGCAAGATCTCACAAACCCTAGTTTCCCTTGGCATTCGTTCCGCTTTTCTTTCCCCTCTCGATGCGCTTCATGGGGATATTGGCATTTTGAATTCCGGCGATGTTCTTGTGATGTTTAGCAAATCTGGTAACACGGAAGAGCTTCTTCGTCTTGTTCCTTGTGCTAGGGCTAAGGGTGCGTTTCTCATCGCTGTGACCTCTGTTGAAGGCAATGTGCTTGCTGGGGTTTGTGATATGAATGTGCATTTGCCTCTTGAACGTGAATTATGCCCTTTTGATTTGGCCCCAGTTACCTCCACTGCGATTCAGATGGTTTTTGGTGATACTGTGGCTATTGCTCTTATGGGTGCGCGGAATTTGACCAAAGAGGAATATGCTACCAATCATCCTGCTGGGAGGATTGGGAAGAGCCTCATTTTCAAG GTAAAAGATGTGATGAAGAAGCAGAATGAGCTTCCTGTCTGCAAAGAAGGAGATCTAATAATGGATCAATTGGTTGAGCTTACGAGCAAAGGATGTGGATGCCTACTTGTCATGGATGACGAATATCACCTGATTGGGACATTTACGGACGGTGATTTGAGGCGCACTCTCAAAGCTAGTGGTGAAGCCATCTTCAAGCTCACTGTAGGGGAAATGTGTAACAG GAAACCAAGAACAATCGATCCCGAGGCAATGGCGGTTGATGCGATGAAAAAGATGGAAGCACCCCCATCTCCTGTGCAATTTCTGCCTGTTATTAATCAGGAAAATATCTTGATTGGCATTGTCACATTACATGGCCTAGTTTCTGCAGGACTTTGA
- the LOC120078563 gene encoding NAC domain-containing protein 21/22-like, with protein MGLKDIGASLPPGFRFYPSDEELVCHYLYKKIMNEQVLKGTLVEIDLHTCEPWQLPEVAKLNSNEWYFFSFRDRKYATGFRTNRATTCGYWKATGKDRTVVDPSTGEIVGMRKTLVFYRNRAPNGIKTGWIMHEFRLEAPHRPPKEDWVLCRVFQKGKQEEYNTKLIDQHFTFGNFERVPSVVIRAPSPPPTDPSQTTVMPCGYNVDIDIASLSSSIAPHQISHSHTGNCSFLHLLQLPQEKNDDNNNNNLKTDQLFCPKNNESDYGVLWDMDLEEHTFQDGVGSNLDQMAFDDNSSLVFL; from the exons atggggCTTAAAGATATTGGAGCCTCACTTCCACCAGGGTTTAGATTTTATCCAAGTGATGAAGAATTGGTTTGTCATTATCTTTATAAAAAGATTATGAATGAGCAAGTTCTTAAGGGTACTCTTGTGGAGATTGATTTGCATACATGTGAGCCATGGCAGCTTCCTG AGGTGGCGAAGTTGAATAGCAACGAGTGGTATTTCTTCAGCTTTAGAGATCGAAAATATGCGACGGGATTTCGTACCAATCGTGCAACAACATGTGGATATTGGAAAGCTACTGGGAAAGATCGGACGGTGGTCGATCCATCAACCGGGGAGATTGTAGGGATGAGAAAAACTTTGGTGTTTTATAGAAATAGAGCTCCAAATGGAATCAAAACTGGATGGATTATGCATGAATTTAGGCTTGAGGCTCCTCATAGGCCCCCAAAG GAAGATTGGGTTTTGTGTAGAGTGTTTCAAAAGGGGAAACAAGAAGAGTACAACACCAAATTGATCGACCAACATTTTACATTTGGAAACTTCGAGCGCGTTCCTTCTGTCGTCATCCGAGCCCCATCTCCCCCTCCAACTGACCCGAGCCAGACCACCGTGATGCCTTGCGGCTACAATGTCGATATCGATATCGCGTCATTATCGTCCTCAATAGCTCCCCACCAGATCAGCCATAGCCACACAGGCAACTGTTCTTTTCTCCATCTCCTTCAACTTCCTCAAGAGAAAAATgacgataataataataataatctcaaAACTGATCAACTTTTCTGCCCCAAAAACAATGAATCTGATTATGGGGTTTTGTGGGATATGGATTTAGAAGAACATACCTTTCAAGATGGTGTCGGATCGAACTTGGATCAAATGGCATTCGACGACAATAGCAGCTTGGTTTTCCTCTGA